In Gopherus evgoodei ecotype Sinaloan lineage chromosome 10, rGopEvg1_v1.p, whole genome shotgun sequence, a single window of DNA contains:
- the LOC115658728 gene encoding galanin receptor type 2-like, which produces MTEHEDFASLAGYWNASDSSQFSPASVIIPVVFSLIFLLGTVGNSLVLAVLLRNGQMGHNTTNLFILNLSLADFFFIIFCVPFQATIYSLEGWVFGSFMCKAVHFFIYLTMYASSFTLAAVSVDRYLAIRYPLSSRELRTPCNAVVALAVIWGLSVVFAGPYLSYYDLIEWESSYICMPGWEEWKRKIIDTSTFAFGYVIPVLIVSLSYTRTIKYLWTAVDPLEDMSESKKAKRKVTKMIIIVTILFCLCWLPYHVVILRYLYGDFPFNQATYAFRLLSHCMAYANSCLNPIVYALVSKHFRKGFKKVFSCLLRKKARNKVHVVHAAHMVPGFEVGSTEVSQMNEENNRQQDGCELDAGSLMVQSGSSRPLHLS; this is translated from the exons ATGACAGAGCACGAGGACTTTGCCAGCCTGGCTGGGTACTGGAACGCCTCGGACAGCTCTCAGTTCAGCCCCGCCAGTGTCATCATCCCAGTGGTCTTCTCCCTCATCTTCCTCCTGGGCACGGTGGGCAACAGCTTGGTGCTGGCAGTGCTGCTGCGCAATGGCCAGATGGGCCACAACACCACCAACCTCTTCATCCTCAACCTCAGCCTGGCTGACTTCTTCTTCATCATCTTCTGCGTCCCCTTCCAGGCCACCATCTACTCACTGGAGGGCTGGGTCTTCGGCTCCTTCATGTGCAAGGCCGTCCACTTCTTCATCTACCTCACCATGTATGCCAGCAGCTTCACGCTGGCTGCCGTCTCAGTGGACAG GTACCTGGCCATCCGCTACCCACTGAGCTCCCGGGAACTGCGGACCCCCTGCAACGCGGTTGTGGCCTTGGCTGTGATCTGGGGCCTCTCTGTGGTCTTCGCTGGTCCATACCTGAGCTACTACGACCTGATCGAGTGGGAGTCCAGCTACATCTGCATGCCCGGCTGGGAGGAGTGGAAGCGCAAGATCATAGACACCAGCACGTTTGCTTTTGGCTACGTGATCCCCGTGCTGATCGTCAGCCTCTCCTACACCAGGACCATCAAGTACCTGTGGACGGCTGTGGACCCCCTGGAGGATATGTCAGAGTCCAAGAAGGCCAAGCGGAAGGTGACCAAGATGATCATCATAGTGACCATCCTCTTCTGCCTGTGCTGGCTTCCCTACCACGTGGTGATCCTGCGCTACCTCTATGGGGACTTTCCCTTCAACCAGGCCACCTACGCCTTCCGGCTGCTCTCCCACTGCATGGCCTACGCCAACTCCTGCCTCAACCCCATCGTCTATGCCCTGGTCTCCAAGCACTTCCGCAAGGGCTTCAAGAAGGTCTTCAGCTGCCTCCTGAGGAAGAAGGCCCGCAACAAGGTCCATGTGGTGCATGCTGCCCACATGGTGCCTGGCTTTGAGGTAGGCTCCACTGAGGTATCCCAGATGAACGAGGAGAACAACAGGCAGCAGGATGGGTGCGAGCTGGATGCAGGATCCCTCATGGTCCAGTCAGGCTCCTCCAGGCCCCTTCACCTCTCCTAG